The following coding sequences lie in one Zingiber officinale cultivar Zhangliang chromosome 2B, Zo_v1.1, whole genome shotgun sequence genomic window:
- the LOC122049274 gene encoding uncharacterized protein LOC122049274: protein MIACRTRSRRPRRPAALPAAAMEHQNPSNGDEFESACSTPFASAPSSPGRGGSSAAAAGCFFSAPSSPMHYILSSPSPPYSAAVSPSDPASVDFSFDFEFSARFPCLSTAASADELFLNGQIRPMKLSSHLQRRQSLAPLPDLGVEEDECARDSREAEEKDVRRRDLMLRSRSVHRRARSLSPLRNLPFRWRPHGAADEERGGDGEKAPDRKQIESEEAPAPPVSASSRSSSSSSASSSSSSGRSSKRWIFLKDFLHRNKSEGSGHAKEKFWRAISFSAPKDSPRPTSPPEPETTPQPAESAARREQTTQPRRQQRPVNGLGARRRATAPSAHEWLYTANRAQAEEMKRRTFLPYRQGLLGCLWFSSKGYGAIDGFARSLNHVPSR, encoded by the coding sequence ATGATTGCGTGTCGGACAAGAAGCCGACGCCCACGCCGCCCTGCTGCTCTGCCTGCTGCCGCAATGGAGCACCAGAACCCTAGCAATGGCGACGAGTTCGAGAGCGCCTGCTCCACCCCCTTCGCGAGCGCGCCTTCGAGCCCCGGCCGTGGCGGTTCCTCCGCCGCCGCGGCCGGCTGCTTCTTTAGTGCCCCGTCCAGCCCAATGCACTACATCCTTTCGTCTCCTTCGCCGCCTTACTCAGCTGCGGTCTCCCCCTCCGATCCTGCCTCCGTCGATTTCTCATTTGATTTCGAGTTCTCCGCCCGCTTCCCCTGCCTTTCCACCGCGGCTTCTGCCGACGAGCTCTTCCTCAACGGTCAGATTCGGCCTATGAAGCTGTCTTCTCACCTCCAGCGCCGGCAGAGCCTCGCCCCGCTCCCGGATCTCGGCGTCGAGGAGGACGAGTGCGCGCGGGATAGCCGAGAGGCGGAGGAGAAGGACGTCCGCAGGCGGGATCTGATGCTGCGGAGTAGGTCTGTGCATCGGAGGGCTAGATCGCTATCTCCGTTGAGAAATCTACCCTTTCGCTGGCGGCCGCATGGCGCGGCGGACGAGGAGAGGGGTGGAGACGGGGAGAAGGCACCAGATCGAAAGCAGATCGAGTCGGAAGAAGCTCCCGCACCGCCCGTCTCGGCGTCCTCccgctcctcctcttcttcctcggcGTCCTCTTCGTCCTCCTCGGGGCGGAGCTCAAAGCGGTGGATCTTTCTGAAAGATTTCCTCCACCGGAACAAGAGCGAAGGAAGTGGCCACGCAAAGGAGAAGTTCTGGCGCGCCATCTCTTTCTCGGCTCCAAAAGACAGTCCGAGACCCACGTCGCCGCCAGAACCCGAGACGACTCCACAGCCGGCGGAGTCCGCGGCGCGTCGAGAACAGACGACCCAGCCGCGGCGGCAACAGAGGCCGGTCAATGGGCTGGGGGCGAGGCGGCGGGCGACGGCGCCGTCAGCGCACGAGTGGCTCTACACTGCGAACCGGGCACAGGCGGAGGAGATGAAGCGGCGAACATTCCTCCCATACCGGCAGGGCCTCCTGGGCTGCCTCTGGTTCAGCTCCAAGGGCTACGGCGCCATCGACGGGTTCGCCCGCTCTCTCAACCACGTTCCGTCGAGGTAA
- the LOC122046311 gene encoding cellulose synthase-like protein D5, with protein MAGRRASSPASPVTITVSSSGGKEGGDGPLRRSIGLTSPVPRHSFSKADSPAARPSSRGLSSGGGRYFSAVDNNDESHERTSSEFVRYTVHIPPTPDHQPTPSQEDVDELEPRPQRSFISGTIFTGGFNCGTRGHVIECSADSVKAAKSSGGMLCEMNGCDGDVFLRVMKPLCECGFLICKDCYLECIGDGGGLCPGCKEPYRTANDEDDSMSEDERRRLPLTSMPEFNRMAWKRLSMVRSMKAPHQPGDFDHNSWLFETKGTYGYGNAVWHRDGNAGGDRAEHNGFEEPPDFEGKCRRPLTRKKGVSQAILSPYRLLVVIRLLALGLFLAWRIRHPNHDALWLWGMSVACEVWFAFSWLLDQLQKLCPVNRATDLSVLKERFESPSIRNPKGRSDLPGVDVFVSTADSEKEPPLVTANTILSILAVDYPVEKLACYLSDDGGSLLTFEALAETATFARIWVPFCRKHTVEPRNPEAYFSQKRDFLKNKVRRDFVRERRKVKREYDEFKVRINSLPESIRRRSDAYNAHEELRAKKKQMEIKGDSISEPTEFIKATWMSDGSHWPGTWFSAAPDHSRADHAGIIQVMLVPPNPEPVIGNVEQESNLINTADVDIRLPMLVYVSREKRPGYDHNKKAGAMNSLVRTSAIMSNGPFILNLDCDHYIHNSLALREGMCFMLDRGGDRICYVQFPQRFDGIDPSDRYANNNLVFFDVTMRAMDGLQGPMYVGTGCIFRRTALYGFSPPRATEHHGWFGRKKTKLFLRKPTMGKKHDRDKKDDENDDELDVESALLPKRFGSSATLVASIPVAEYQGRLLQDMPGVRQGRPAGSLAVPREPLDAATVAEAISVISCFFEDQTEWGQRVGWIYGSVTEDVVTGYRMHNRGWRSIYCVTKRDAFRGTAPINLTDRLHQVLRWATGSVEIFFSQNNAIFASRRMKFLQRVAYFNCGIYPFTSIFLMVYCILPAISLFTGQFIVQSLSITFLMLLLAITGTLCLLALLEIKWSGITLHEWWRNEQFWLIGGTSAHPAAVLQGLLKVIAGVDISFTLTSKPAADDDADAFAELYVVKWSFLMVPPITIMMMNTIAIAVGTARTMYCQFPQWSKLLGGVFFSFWVLCHLYPFAKGLMGRRGKVPTIVFIWAGLISSIISLLWVYISPPAGGRRDYMSFQFP; from the exons ATGGCGGGTCGGCGAGCATCGTCGCCGGCTTCCCCGGTGACGATCACCGTGTCTTCCTCCGGCGGGAAGGAAGGAGGCGATGGACCCCTCCGCCGGAGCATCGGCTTGACCAGTCCGGTCCCGCGGCACTCCTTCTCCAAAGCTGACTCCCCGGCCGCTAGGCCGTCCAGCCGGGGCCTCTCGAGCGGCGGGGGGAGGTACTTCTCCGCGGTCGACAACAACGACGAGAGCCACGAACGTACCTCCTCCGAGTTCGTCCGGTACACCGTCCACATCCCGCCGACGCCGGACCACCAGCCGACCCCGTCGCAGGAGGATGTCGACGAGCTCGAGCCTCGCCCGCAGCGGAGCTTCATCTCCGGCACCATCTTCACCGGCGGGTTCAATTGCGGGACCCGCGGCCACGTCATCGAGTGCTCGGCGGACAGCGTGAAGGCGGCGAAATCCTCAGGGGGGATGCTCTGCGAGATGAACGGATGCGACGGCGATGTGTTCCTTAGAGTGATGAAGCCGCTGTGCGAATGCGGGTTCCTGATCTGCAAAGACTGCTACTTGGAGTGCATCGGCGACGGCGGAGGGCTGTGCCCGGGGTGTAAGGAGCCGTACCGAACCGCGAACGACGAGGACGATTCCATGTCTGAGGACGAACGGAGACGCCTTCCTTTGACATCAATGCCGGAGTTCAATCGCATGGCCTGGAAGAGGCTGTCGATGGTGAGATCGATGAAAGCACCGCACCAACCTGGGGACTTCGATCACAACAGCTGGCTCTTCGAGACCAAGGGAACGTACGGGTATGGGAATGCAGTGTGGCACAGAGATGGCAACGCCGGCGGCGACAGAGCAGAGCACAACGGTTTCGAGGAGCCACCCGATTTCGAGGGGAAATGCAGAAGGCCATTGACAAGGAAAAAGGGCGTCTCCCAAGCAATTCTCAGCCCGTACAG GTTGCTCGTAGTCATTCGCCTGCTTGCACTTGGTCTTTTCCTCGCATGGAGGATTCGGCATCCTAACCATGATGCTCTATGGCTATGGGGAATGTCTGTAGCTTGCGAGGTCTGGTTTGCATTCTCTTGGCTTTTAGACCAGCTTCAAAAGCTTTGTCCAGTTAACAGAGCCACAGATCTCTCCGTCCTGAAAGAACGCTTCGAGTCCCCGAGCATTCGAAACCCCAAAGGCCGATCTGATCTTCCAGGGGTCGATGTATTTGTCTCCACAGCTGATTCAGAAAAAGAACCACCTTTAGTCACTGCAAACACAATCCTCTCCATACTCGCAGTCGACTACCCTGTTGAGAAACTTGCTTGTTACCTATCAGATGATGGAGGCTCTCTTCTGACATTCGAAGCTCTTGCTGAAACTGCTACCTTTGCAAGAATTTGGGTTCCCTTCTGCAGGAAGCATACGGTAGAGCCGAGGAATCCGGAGGCCTACTTCAGTCAGAAGCGCGACTTTCTAAAGAACAAAGTCCGTCGAGACTTTGTTCGAGAGAGGAGGAAGGTTAAGAGGGAATATGATGAGTTTAAAGTAAGAATAAATTCTCTGCCTGAATCCATCAGGAGGCGATCTGATGCATACAATGCGCACGAAGAACTACGAGCtaagaagaaacaaatggagatCAAAGGCGACAGCATTTCGGAACCCACTGAGTTTATTAAAGCAACTTGGATGTCTGATGGATCACACTGGCCTGGGACATGGTTTTCAGCTGCACCTGATCATTCTAGAGCTGATCATGCCGGTATCATTCAG GTGATGCTTGTTCCTCCAAATCCTGAACCGGTAATAGGCAATGTGGAACAAGAAAGTAATCTTATCAACACCGCCGACGTCGACATCAGACTTCCAATGCTCGTCTATGTTTCGCGCGAGAAGAGACCGGGATACGATCACAACAAGAAGGCCGGCGCAATGAATTCTCTGGTCAGAACAAGTGCTATAATGTCCAATGGCCCCTTCATTCTGAATCTGGATTGCGATCACTACATCCACAATTCCTTGGCTCTGAGAGAAGGGATGTGTTTCATGCTCGATCGAGGCGGCGACAGGATATGCTATGTTCAATTTCCTCAGAGGTTTGATGGAATCGATCCCAGTGACCGATATGCTAATAACAATTTGGTGTTCTTTGATGTCACTATGAGGGCCATGGATGGATTGCAAGGTCCCATGTATGTTGGAACTGGCTGCATTTTTCGAAGAACTGCTCTTTATGGGTTTAGCCCTCCTCGTGCCACCGAACACCACGGTTGGTTTGGAAGGAAGAAGACTAAGCTTTTCCTGAGGAAACCTACAATGGGGAAGAAGCATGATCGCGACAAAAAGGACGATGAGAACGACGACGAATTAGATGTAGAATCAGCACTGCTGCCGAAGAGGTTTGGTAGTTCAGCCACTTTAGTAGCATCCATTCCCGTAGCTGAATACCAGGGAAGGCTACTTCAAGACATGCCCGGAGTTCGACAAGGCAGGCCTGCTGGTTCCCTGGCAGTCCCTCGAGAACCCCTTGATGCAGCAACAGTCGCGGAAGCGATCAGTGTTATATCTTGCTTCTTCGAGGATCAAACCGAATGGGGCCAACGAGTGGGTTGGATATATGGCTCTGTCACTGAGGATGTTGTGACAGGTTACAGAATGCACAACAGGGGGTGGAGGTCAATTTACTGTGTCACCAAGAGGGATGCATTCAGAGGGACAGCTCCGATCAATCTAACCGATAGGCTGCACCAAGTCCTCCGGTGGGCGACTGGTTCGGTCGAGATATTCTTCTCCCAGAACAATGCAATCTTTGCCAGCAGGAGGATGAAGTTCTTGCAGAGAGTAGCCTATTTCAACTGTGGAATCTACCCGTTCACCTCCATCTTTCTCATGGTCTACTGCATTCTCCCGGCAATCTCTCTATTCACCGGCCAGTTTATCGTTCAATCCCTCAGCATTACATTTCTGATGCTACTCCTCGCCATTACCGGTACTCTTTGCCTGCTTGCATTGTTGGAGATCAAGTGGTCCGGGATCACATTGCATGAGTGGTGGAGGAATGAGCAGTTCTGGTTAATTGGAGGAACGAGTGCTCACCCTGCTGCTGTCCTCCAAGGCTTGCTGAAGGTCATTGCCGGTGTGGACATTTCATTCACTTTGACATCGAAACCTGCGGCCGACGACGATGCGGATGCCTTTGCTGAGCTCTACGTAGTGAAGTGGAGCTTCTTGATGGTGCCTCCGATCACAATTATGATGATGAACACGATAGCGATAGCCGTGGGGACTGCGAGGACAATGTACTGTCAATTTCCGCAGTGGAGCAAGCTTCTGGGAGGTGTGTTCTTCAGCTTCTGGGTCCTTTGCCATCTGTATCCGTTCGCAAAAGGCCTGATGGGGAGGAGGGGGAAGGTGCCGACGATTGTATTTATATGGGCTGGTCTAATCTCGAGTATCATCTCCTTGCTTTGGGTGTACATAAGCCCCCCAGCTGGAGGGAGGAGGGACTACATGAGTTTCCAGTTTCCTTGA
- the LOC122048441 gene encoding uncharacterized protein LOC122048441 yields the protein MRSRSGRLLENKTKVGFRQSTEDSNDNHYLDISSEGRSGSEENRLKEGSSSLESISQVGHEGFANKNGEVYPKPACPVFQYFEKDPPYGREPLIDKENDISVLASKFRNLKAYNSCDMLPSSWMSVAWYPIYRIPIGRTLKDLDACFLTFHFLATPKNSVNPSSVVLGSIGNKIVGNSNDRPVKLCLPVFGLASYKFRSSVWTSSSLHEGQRASSLLQAADDWLRLQQIDHPDYCFFFHMPTHLGLRC from the exons atgagaagtcggagtggaagactgctcgagaacaAGACCAAAGTTGGATTCAG GCAATCGACTGAGGATAGTAATGACAATCATTACCTGGATATCAGCAGTGAGGGTAGGAGTGGCAGTGAAGAGAACCGATTGAAGGAAGGAAGTTCATCCTTGGAATCGATCAGCCAAGTTGGCCATGAAGGATTTGCAAATAAAAATGGAGAGGTTTATCCCAAACCAGCTTGTCCAGTATTTCAGTACTTTGAGAAGGATCCACCCTATGGAAGAGAGCCATTGATTGATAAGGAAAATGAT ATATCAGTTCTTGCAAGTAAATTTCGAAACCTGAAAGCATACAACAGCTGTGATATGCTACCTTCTAGCTGGATGTCTGTTGCCT GGTACCCAATTTACAGAATTCCAATAGGTCGCACGTTAAAGGATTTGGATGCCTGTTTTTTGACATTCCACTTCTTGGCTACTCCTAAAA ATAGTGTCAATCCATCTTCAGTGGTTCTTGGCTCCATTGGTAACAAGATTGTCGGGAACTCCAATGACCGGCCTGTGAAGCTATGCTTGCCTGTTTTTGGTCTGGCTTCGTATAAGTTCAGAAGTTCTGTTTGGACATCTTCTAGCCTGCATGAAGGGCAGCGTGCAAGCTCGTTATTGCAAGCTGCAGACGATTGGCTTCGCCTCCAACAAATCGATCATCCTGACTATTGCTTCTTTTTTCACATGCCAACACATTTAGGACTTAGGTGTTGA